A stretch of the Arthrobacter sp. PAMC 25486 genome encodes the following:
- a CDS encoding DUF4192 family protein, whose amino-acid sequence MLFQLYLRTDCTDAAPVLTSLGIFQWREDRGSKAHECFQRVLEADPEYRLAQLTDQLVR is encoded by the coding sequence GTGCTGTTCCAGCTCTACTTGCGCACAGACTGTACCGATGCTGCACCCGTGCTCACCAGCCTCGGCATCTTCCAATGGCGGGAAGACCGCGGCAGCAAAGCTCACGAGTGTTTTCAACGCGTCTTGGAAGCAGACCCCGAGTACCGACTGGCCCAACTCACAGACCAGCTCGTCCGCTAA
- a CDS encoding mannitol dehydrogenase family protein yields the protein MTTLSEAALPKIANKLPTPTYPRRAIRTGIVHFGVGGFHRSHQAMFIDRLLNRGNSLDWGICGVGVLPSDVQMRDVLHTQDGLYTLILKSPDGAEDARIIGSITEYLFAPDDPAAVIHKLMDPAIRIVSLSVTEGGYSIDDATGEFVPQTKDIVHDLIPNSVPQSVFGLICAALSQRRELGAKPFTVMSCDNMQGNGNIARKALVSFAKLKDPGLAEWINEHVAFPNSMVDRITPGTTDADREAVIAFYGFTDAWPVVAEPFEQWVLEDNFTSGRPPLQDVGVQLVEHVEPYELMKLRLLNASHQVMSYLGYLAGHRYVHEVCADPLFANFILEYMEREASPTLPPVPGIDLDAYRQELLLRFTNTAIRDTLARQMVDASERIPKFLLPVVREQLILGGPIGCAALVIAAWAQFLELADEYEGDIEITDRRFVELRSAACADKVSPGAFLHLNAVFGDLNTNERFVTAYRRARESLEHAGVHTAIRHLTKHRSH from the coding sequence ATGACGACGTTAAGCGAAGCCGCCCTTCCCAAAATCGCAAATAAGCTACCCACTCCCACATATCCTCGACGTGCGATCCGGACCGGAATCGTTCACTTTGGAGTCGGAGGATTCCACCGCTCTCACCAAGCCATGTTCATCGACCGACTGCTGAACCGTGGCAATTCCCTCGACTGGGGAATTTGTGGGGTCGGAGTCCTACCTTCCGACGTCCAGATGCGCGACGTACTCCATACCCAAGACGGCTTGTACACCCTGATCCTCAAAAGCCCGGACGGAGCCGAAGATGCCAGGATCATTGGCTCCATCACCGAATACCTGTTCGCTCCCGATGACCCAGCAGCAGTCATCCACAAATTGATGGATCCAGCCATTCGAATCGTGTCACTATCCGTGACTGAAGGCGGCTACAGCATCGACGACGCCACCGGAGAATTCGTACCTCAAACCAAGGACATAGTTCACGACCTGATTCCCAACAGTGTTCCGCAGTCAGTGTTCGGGCTAATTTGCGCAGCTTTATCCCAACGGCGTGAACTCGGTGCCAAGCCATTCACTGTCATGTCGTGCGACAACATGCAAGGCAACGGCAATATTGCCCGCAAGGCCTTGGTCTCTTTCGCCAAACTCAAAGACCCTGGACTGGCTGAATGGATCAACGAGCACGTCGCGTTCCCCAACTCCATGGTTGACCGTATTACCCCCGGCACCACTGACGCAGACCGGGAAGCAGTCATCGCATTTTATGGATTCACCGATGCCTGGCCCGTGGTTGCCGAACCCTTCGAACAATGGGTCTTGGAAGACAACTTCACCTCCGGTCGCCCGCCGCTGCAAGACGTAGGGGTTCAACTCGTGGAGCATGTTGAACCGTACGAGCTCATGAAACTGCGGCTACTCAACGCTAGCCACCAAGTCATGAGTTATCTCGGATACCTGGCTGGCCATCGATACGTCCATGAAGTTTGCGCCGATCCATTGTTCGCCAACTTCATTCTCGAGTATATGGAACGGGAGGCGTCACCAACGCTGCCGCCCGTACCTGGCATTGATCTTGATGCCTACCGCCAGGAACTGCTCCTTCGATTCACCAATACGGCCATTCGCGACACACTCGCCCGCCAAATGGTCGATGCGTCTGAACGCATCCCTAAATTCCTCCTTCCCGTTGTACGCGAGCAGCTCATCCTCGGAGGTCCTATCGGCTGTGCTGCCCTCGTGATTGCAGCATGGGCACAATTTCTAGAACTCGCAGACGAATACGAAGGAGACATCGAAATAACGGACCGTAGGTTCGTCGAACTCCGTTCCGCCGCGTGTGCAGACAAGGTTAGCCCCGGCGCATTCTTGCACCTGAATGCGGTCTTCGGTGACCTGAATACCAACGAACGGTTTGTAACTGCATATCGACGGGCACGCGAATCCCTCGAACACGCTGGCGTTCACACCGCAATTAGGCACCTAACCAAACATCGCAGCCACTAG
- a CDS encoding SDR family oxidoreductase, which produces MNDFNGRTILVTGASGGIGSATVRQLIAAGAKVIASARNLESLAGLCDETGAQPLAFDLSSEDSIKDAIEDLDLWGVVNCAGFGGEIATPQDTDIKIFDQVININARGALLVIKYATPSMIRDGNGGAIVNVSSQASLVALTGHISYGASKAALDSITRVAALELGKHNIRVNSVNPTVVMTDMSNFYWGRPEIGAPFLEQMPLGRWATTDEVAAPIVFLLSDAASMITGVSLPIDGGYSSR; this is translated from the coding sequence ATGAACGACTTTAACGGCCGCACCATCCTCGTCACGGGAGCCAGCGGCGGCATCGGTTCCGCAACTGTCCGGCAGCTCATAGCGGCCGGAGCAAAGGTGATAGCCAGTGCGCGCAACCTCGAATCCTTGGCTGGGCTCTGCGACGAGACCGGCGCCCAACCCTTGGCCTTCGATCTGTCCAGTGAGGACAGCATCAAAGACGCCATTGAGGATCTAGATCTTTGGGGTGTTGTGAACTGTGCCGGCTTCGGCGGCGAAATCGCCACGCCGCAGGACACCGATATCAAAATCTTTGACCAGGTCATCAACATCAACGCCCGCGGCGCACTCCTGGTCATCAAATACGCCACCCCCTCCATGATCCGCGACGGCAACGGCGGTGCCATCGTCAACGTCTCCAGTCAGGCAAGCTTGGTGGCGCTCACCGGACACATCTCCTATGGTGCGTCCAAAGCAGCTCTAGACAGTATCACCCGGGTCGCCGCACTGGAATTGGGCAAACACAACATCCGAGTCAATAGCGTCAACCCGACTGTAGTCATGACTGACATGTCCAATTTCTACTGGGGGCGTCCCGAAATTGGTGCACCGTTCCTGGAGCAAATGCCGCTCGGACGCTGGGCAACTACCGATGAAGTCGCCGCACCCATCGTCTTCTTGCTGAGCGACGCCGCCTCCATGATCACCGGGGTCTCACTGCCCATCGACGGCGGATACTCCAGCCGCTGA
- a CDS encoding DUF4192 domain-containing protein gives MERLSIKTPEDFISLMGHTLGYWPKESLVCITLDGRRIGSTLRVGLPKAGADTTRYVRDAVKYIANDREATGVVFGIFTPVQWEPMDDRPYEDVMEALTGELSQHGITVRDGWLIGETSFTNYFQIVPDPLSRSPLEGIKTSQLNVELVFRGSSIEPTPGFRVPILARRDLSEEVLKHCLRIESMTPRAATAKARILWAGLLDGATLPTDTQSAELLADFKFISVRDRLLADIPGLEDSLGDLLLGQTKRPPQWQRVDRAQELLLHLYTRADGTDAAPVLTSLGIIQWWEGKGSRARQCFQHALEADPNYRLAQLSDQMVGAGILAPWAMDKNSAFRPPMSRGPRIEGMGMA, from the coding sequence GTGGAACGGCTCAGCATCAAGACTCCGGAAGACTTCATCAGCCTCATGGGGCATACCCTCGGCTACTGGCCAAAGGAAAGCCTGGTCTGCATCACTCTAGACGGCCGCCGCATTGGCTCGACCCTTCGGGTAGGACTTCCCAAAGCGGGAGCGGACACCACTAGGTATGTGCGCGACGCGGTCAAATACATTGCCAACGACCGCGAGGCAACCGGCGTCGTCTTCGGCATCTTCACACCTGTCCAGTGGGAACCCATGGACGACAGACCATACGAAGACGTCATGGAAGCCCTAACTGGGGAGCTCTCGCAGCACGGAATCACGGTCCGCGATGGTTGGTTGATCGGGGAAACGTCGTTCACAAACTACTTCCAGATTGTCCCTGATCCGCTGTCCCGCAGCCCCTTAGAAGGGATCAAAACGAGCCAACTCAACGTGGAACTGGTTTTCCGTGGCTCCAGCATCGAGCCCACCCCCGGGTTTCGTGTCCCCATTCTCGCTCGGCGGGATCTAAGTGAAGAGGTGTTAAAACACTGCCTTCGAATCGAGTCCATGACTCCACGGGCTGCCACCGCCAAGGCACGAATCTTGTGGGCTGGCTTGCTCGATGGTGCCACCCTACCAACGGATACACAGTCGGCAGAGTTGTTGGCAGACTTCAAATTTATCTCGGTGCGTGACCGGCTCTTGGCCGACATTCCTGGATTGGAGGACAGCCTTGGCGACTTGCTGCTCGGCCAAACGAAGCGGCCGCCTCAATGGCAACGCGTCGACCGTGCCCAGGAGCTCCTGCTCCATCTATACACCCGGGCCGATGGAACTGATGCCGCCCCCGTACTCACCAGTCTTGGCATCATCCAGTGGTGGGAGGGCAAAGGATCCCGCGCCCGCCAGTGCTTTCAGCACGCGCTGGAAGCCGACCCCAACTATCGGCTTGCCCAACTCAGCGACCAAATGGTCGGCGCCGGCATCCTTGCACCCTGGGCCATGGACAAGAACTCGGCGTTCCGGCCACCAATGAGTCGTGGTCCGCGGATCGAGGGAATGGGGATGGCGTAG
- the mobF gene encoding MobF family relaxase, with protein sequence MTVSLSRLTATAGLKYLLKTTMQDDLIKPLGDSTSYYVKAGTPQGQWLGRGLNGIDRKLLQPVTKPDAKAVFSLGQHPDTQTVLGRPHGQTTVAHRNGEEQQRHAVAGFDLTFSVPKSVSVLWALADKDIQQQVLAAHHRAVESVLAWLEDQVLHTRTGRNGVAHVGTKGAVAAAFDHWESRAGDPQLHTHLVVANRVQRRSDGAWTTVDSRTLYKAVVAASEHYNGLLLDELQRLLGTEADFRPNIDVGRNSGLELTGITEELIREFSNRSRLINAETDRLVQLSTSEHRRKPSATTVTKLRQIATLSTRQPKDESPRPLMELRAGWQQRAIATGQNPRTVIENTIQRSRQRPVRSSDISLKWNDAVATMVRDGVAQRRATWNRWNLLAEAERICAGIRCQTPEDRRRLIDSVTVAAASQSVSLNDTRYRLPVNAADDLEYAGHTVFDFPGARLYTDASTLANEQFVLDARHDTGGPTVHAAVAIDQLVSYRHRAGYGLAPDQLAAAESVLASGDRLDAIVGPAGAGKTTTMAAIKAVWEYAHGEGSVVGLAPAAASAEVLAKELGITAENVAKWLYESVGQGASNRADRFHTLESIPRTSHTAAAAQLAALSLQQSLWQFRKDQLVIIDEASMISTIQLAGLVHQVRDAGAKLLLVGDPAQLDAIDAGGMLGWMHRDGKAVELTTIHRFSHSWEGPASLQLREGIIDVVDLYTTQERIQHGDYTDMVENAYRRWSADLRSGKSSILIAPDNETVTTLNERAHAELVESGFVDAEYTVILADALTAGRGDTIIARKNNRRLIDSNGEYLRNGTLLRISKRPHRDGTITARRVDTGATISLSHVYLGTSAELGYATTAHRSQGITVDTSHIVLTQGCLTRELFYVGMTRGRNSNTAYVCESNPALDEPQAGGPTASWRQILGEVLAAEGAERTAHEVRAAEIAKGDTLQRLAAEYDYLAQLAAAENLTSAISKVMPDVVTHLQESPSWGAGVATWRRAIASNPSAAQRVLEGALRHPGDAQDHMAVVQARLRQAVSNGPLEASPDVLDERLFTEHADLADMISQVRTRTINRRDRVTREALSVGAPWVNELETILGHTVRTDRWATAVREVAIFRDCWEITTSTDPLGPVPASYEWEQSEQRASLQRLIQSLMEDPSNSLEQGVAALPAPIVRQPLIHVGPTL encoded by the coding sequence ATGACTGTCTCATTGTCCCGGCTGACGGCCACCGCCGGGCTTAAATACCTGCTCAAGACCACCATGCAGGATGACCTCATCAAACCACTGGGAGACTCCACCAGTTACTACGTCAAGGCTGGGACACCCCAAGGCCAGTGGCTCGGCCGGGGCCTCAACGGCATCGACCGGAAGCTACTTCAACCAGTCACCAAACCAGACGCCAAAGCCGTATTCTCACTCGGTCAGCATCCTGACACTCAGACCGTCCTTGGCCGACCTCACGGCCAAACAACCGTTGCCCACCGGAATGGTGAAGAACAACAGCGCCATGCTGTGGCCGGATTTGACCTCACATTCAGCGTACCCAAATCAGTTTCTGTCCTATGGGCTCTGGCTGACAAAGACATCCAGCAACAAGTCCTTGCAGCCCACCACCGCGCCGTGGAATCCGTGCTTGCCTGGCTCGAGGATCAGGTCCTCCATACACGGACAGGACGGAACGGGGTTGCCCATGTTGGCACAAAAGGTGCCGTTGCTGCAGCATTCGACCACTGGGAATCCCGCGCCGGCGACCCGCAACTTCACACGCATCTGGTCGTCGCCAACCGGGTTCAACGCCGTAGTGACGGTGCGTGGACGACCGTCGACTCCCGAACGCTCTATAAGGCCGTCGTTGCCGCAAGCGAACACTACAACGGGCTGCTATTGGACGAACTCCAACGGCTCCTCGGAACGGAGGCAGACTTCCGGCCCAACATAGACGTGGGGCGCAACTCAGGTCTCGAATTGACCGGAATCACCGAAGAGCTCATCCGGGAATTTTCCAACCGGAGCAGGCTCATCAACGCTGAAACGGACAGGCTTGTCCAGCTCTCGACAAGCGAGCACCGCAGAAAGCCCAGTGCCACAACCGTCACAAAGCTCCGCCAGATTGCCACGCTGTCGACCCGACAGCCCAAAGACGAATCCCCGAGACCGCTGATGGAACTGCGTGCCGGTTGGCAACAGCGTGCCATCGCCACGGGCCAGAACCCTAGGACAGTCATCGAGAATACGATCCAACGATCCAGGCAGCGCCCCGTCAGATCTTCAGACATCTCCTTGAAATGGAATGATGCGGTTGCCACCATGGTCAGGGATGGAGTTGCCCAGCGCAGAGCGACCTGGAACCGCTGGAACCTCCTTGCCGAGGCCGAACGCATCTGCGCCGGCATCCGCTGCCAAACCCCCGAGGATCGCCGCCGACTCATCGACTCGGTCACCGTAGCGGCTGCATCCCAATCTGTGTCGCTCAACGACACTCGATACAGACTCCCAGTGAATGCTGCCGACGATCTGGAATACGCCGGCCACACAGTCTTCGATTTCCCCGGTGCCCGTCTTTACACCGATGCCAGCACCTTGGCCAATGAGCAGTTCGTCTTGGACGCAAGGCACGACACCGGCGGGCCCACTGTCCACGCTGCCGTAGCAATCGATCAACTCGTCAGCTACCGCCACCGTGCCGGCTACGGGCTCGCCCCAGACCAGCTCGCCGCGGCGGAGAGCGTGCTGGCCAGCGGCGACAGGCTCGACGCCATTGTTGGCCCCGCCGGAGCCGGAAAAACGACCACCATGGCTGCCATCAAGGCCGTGTGGGAATACGCCCATGGTGAGGGCAGCGTCGTCGGACTGGCCCCCGCTGCAGCCAGCGCAGAAGTTCTGGCAAAGGAACTTGGCATCACTGCAGAGAACGTCGCCAAGTGGCTCTATGAAAGCGTAGGACAAGGAGCAAGCAACCGTGCCGACCGGTTCCACACATTGGAATCAATACCAAGAACCAGCCACACAGCCGCTGCAGCGCAACTGGCAGCCTTGTCCCTCCAGCAGTCTCTTTGGCAGTTCAGGAAGGACCAGCTCGTCATCATCGACGAAGCGTCCATGATCTCCACCATCCAACTCGCCGGTCTGGTCCACCAGGTCCGAGACGCAGGTGCCAAACTCCTGCTGGTGGGCGATCCCGCCCAGCTCGACGCAATTGACGCCGGCGGAATGCTCGGCTGGATGCACCGAGACGGCAAGGCCGTGGAACTAACCACCATTCACCGCTTCTCCCACAGTTGGGAAGGCCCGGCGTCGCTCCAACTGCGCGAAGGCATCATCGACGTCGTCGACCTGTACACCACACAAGAGCGCATTCAGCACGGTGACTACACGGACATGGTTGAGAATGCCTACCGCAGATGGTCCGCCGACCTTCGTTCCGGCAAATCATCCATCCTCATAGCCCCGGACAACGAAACCGTCACCACCCTGAATGAGCGAGCCCACGCCGAGCTCGTTGAATCGGGCTTCGTCGATGCCGAATACACCGTCATCCTCGCCGACGCTTTGACCGCGGGCCGCGGCGACACCATCATCGCCCGCAAGAACAACCGAAGGTTGATCGATAGCAACGGTGAATACCTCCGCAACGGCACCCTCCTGCGCATCAGCAAGCGGCCGCACAGGGACGGGACCATCACCGCCCGCCGCGTGGACACCGGCGCCACCATCAGCCTCAGCCACGTGTATCTCGGCACCTCCGCAGAACTCGGCTACGCAACCACCGCCCACCGTTCCCAGGGCATCACCGTGGACACCAGCCACATCGTCCTGACACAAGGCTGCCTCACCCGCGAGCTGTTCTACGTCGGCATGACACGCGGCCGCAACAGCAATACTGCCTACGTGTGCGAATCCAACCCGGCCCTGGACGAACCGCAAGCGGGCGGACCAACCGCCAGTTGGCGACAGATTCTCGGCGAAGTCCTGGCCGCTGAAGGAGCCGAACGTACCGCCCACGAGGTTCGAGCGGCGGAAATCGCCAAGGGTGACACCTTGCAACGACTTGCCGCCGAGTACGACTACCTTGCACAACTGGCCGCCGCTGAGAACCTGACCTCGGCCATCTCAAAGGTGATGCCCGACGTCGTGACTCACCTTCAGGAGTCGCCGTCTTGGGGCGCTGGGGTTGCCACCTGGCGACGTGCAATAGCCAGCAACCCTTCCGCTGCTCAGCGAGTTCTGGAAGGTGCCCTGAGGCATCCTGGCGACGCCCAAGACCACATGGCAGTCGTTCAAGCACGACTTCGGCAGGCGGTCAGCAACGGCCCCTTGGAGGCTTCTCCAGACGTACTTGATGAGAGGCTCTTCACCGAGCATGCAGACCTTGCGGACATGATCAGCCAGGTACGCACCCGCACGATCAATCGTCGCGACCGCGTAACCAGGGAGGCACTGAGCGTAGGAGCTCCGTGGGTCAATGAGTTGGAAACAATCCTCGGGCACACTGTCAGGACCGACCGTTGGGCCACCGCTGTCAGAGAGGTCGCAATCTTCCGTGACTGCTGGGAAATCACCACTTCTACAGATCCGCTTGGTCCAGTTCCAGCCAGCTATGAGTGGGAGCAGTCCGAGCAGCGAGCTTCCCTCCAGCGGCTTATTCAGTCGTTGATGGAAGACCCATCCAATTCATTGGAACAGGGTGTGGCTGCACTGCCTGCACCAATTGTGCGCCAACCCCTTATCCATGTCGGACCCACGCTCTAA
- a CDS encoding tagatose-bisphosphate aldolase produces MNKLTTLERRGMAAISTASGKMLIVAADQRNGMKAVMHDAPDGPGSITAEQLSDAKVDLVRYLGNAAPAILLDPEVALPRVADEGVLARDTALVVGLDASGFDKVDGLQFTNLVPGMSPRKVRDLGGDVAKMLWYMRPDRQDADSRVADGIRELVTACSEEGLLLIVEILVYRLEDESEEDYAAAFPGLVADSARLSVLCGAKVLKLQYPGSAEASAAVTEAAAGVPWAVLSAGVDHETFIKQVEIAVANGASGAMAGRSLWKDSLAVSADVREQLLTERALPRLHELEAVVEGALVSL; encoded by the coding sequence ATGAACAAACTCACGACTCTCGAGCGCCGCGGCATGGCCGCTATCTCAACTGCCAGCGGAAAGATGCTCATCGTTGCAGCGGACCAGCGCAATGGTATGAAAGCCGTAATGCATGACGCACCAGACGGTCCGGGCTCTATCACCGCTGAACAGCTCTCGGACGCCAAAGTAGATCTCGTCCGGTATCTCGGAAACGCAGCACCCGCCATTCTGCTGGATCCCGAGGTTGCTCTACCGCGTGTGGCCGATGAAGGTGTCCTCGCACGCGACACCGCCCTTGTTGTCGGCCTGGATGCGTCGGGCTTCGACAAAGTTGATGGCCTCCAGTTCACGAATTTGGTTCCCGGGATGTCTCCGCGAAAGGTGCGCGATCTTGGCGGTGACGTCGCGAAGATGCTCTGGTACATGCGCCCTGACCGTCAAGATGCAGACTCACGGGTGGCGGACGGAATTCGTGAGCTCGTCACGGCTTGCTCTGAAGAGGGCCTGCTCCTCATCGTCGAGATCCTCGTCTACCGTCTCGAAGACGAGAGCGAGGAAGACTACGCTGCAGCCTTCCCTGGCCTCGTCGCCGACTCCGCGCGTCTGTCCGTCCTGTGTGGTGCCAAGGTCCTGAAACTGCAGTACCCGGGATCAGCTGAGGCAAGCGCCGCAGTCACCGAAGCGGCAGCTGGCGTGCCTTGGGCGGTTCTGTCAGCCGGCGTCGATCATGAGACGTTCATCAAACAGGTGGAGATTGCGGTGGCCAATGGTGCCAGCGGTGCCATGGCTGGTCGTTCACTGTGGAAGGACAGTCTCGCCGTCTCAGCGGACGTTCGCGAACAGCTACTGACCGAACGAGCGCTTCCTCGCCTGCACGAGCTCGAAGCAGTAGTTGAGGGCGCACTGGTCTCTTTGTAA
- a CDS encoding ATP-binding protein, giving the protein MTEECSPEAIIVCGVPASGKTTFAQDLARELHWTILDLDTLTNPLFEHMGGEFLVDVPTADPPVRASVNDIRYTCLFDTARENLKLGNSVIVVAPFTSERTYPAAWGRLVERLAIPAAQVHLAWMDTPSEEVANRMYLRGAARDLAKVKEPTRFLTPEVTRPPGVGHLRIDGLLAPNDQINRFLADFGIRQGVH; this is encoded by the coding sequence ATGACTGAAGAATGCTCCCCCGAGGCGATTATCGTCTGCGGAGTGCCCGCCAGTGGCAAAACAACGTTCGCCCAGGATCTTGCCCGCGAACTTCACTGGACCATTCTTGACCTCGATACCCTCACGAACCCGTTGTTTGAACACATGGGGGGCGAGTTTCTGGTCGATGTGCCGACGGCGGACCCGCCGGTGCGCGCGAGCGTGAACGATATCCGCTACACCTGCCTCTTCGATACAGCACGGGAGAATCTCAAACTGGGCAACAGCGTGATCGTTGTAGCTCCATTTACGTCGGAACGCACCTACCCTGCCGCATGGGGGAGACTCGTCGAACGCCTGGCCATCCCGGCCGCACAAGTGCACCTCGCGTGGATGGATACCCCTTCCGAAGAAGTAGCGAATCGCATGTACCTGCGCGGTGCTGCACGCGACCTCGCAAAAGTGAAGGAACCCACCCGATTCCTAACCCCCGAGGTAACTCGACCACCCGGTGTCGGACATCTCCGCATCGACGGCTTGCTCGCACCAAATGACCAGATCAACAGGTTCCTAGCGGACTTTGGAATACGGCAAGGCGTGCACTAG
- a CDS encoding helicase associated domain-containing protein has product MDMIPDWDATPPRTILDDHWRDRLCELVVFVAETGQMPRYKKFSGEYEHVLGVWLHTQHQARAEGRLLSWRLEELDASFSGWRSRE; this is encoded by the coding sequence ATGGACATGATTCCTGACTGGGATGCGACTCCGCCACGGACAATCCTTGATGACCACTGGCGAGATCGCCTCTGTGAGCTGGTGGTGTTCGTCGCTGAGACTGGACAGATGCCCCGCTATAAGAAGTTCAGCGGGGAGTATGAGCATGTCTTGGGAGTTTGGCTTCACACGCAACACCAAGCCCGCGCCGAGGGGCGGCTATTGTCGTGGCGTCTCGAGGAACTCGACGCGTCCTTCTCCGGCTGGCGCAGTAGAGAGTAG
- a CDS encoding N-6 DNA methylase gives MEGLVDNRRAAALLGVDVSTFRVWATRAKTSSQGVPSLMPQPIGTMHGNVYREEDIRILDAAIRARKTEKKLPLMTMTLTEKRRLGSYFTSSDATNLMVEWALRDPSETVLEPSLGDGSFLRAIQQHANTQNWPVPHVRASEIDPATAQGAVEAGLIDSSELHVGDFLTSKHPPVNAVVGNPPYVRIRALDQNQATNALRATEKAMGAPMDPAGSVWMPFVAKSTSELKMGGRLAFVLPLDFTYVRYARPLWKFLGENFGNIRILRFRQRIFPEILQNVLILLADEKGRSTNSIKFSAYESIAEYDPLDVSNDKVLDLDRIVSGDRVFQEALLSPDSADAYHELIKYSTAAKSRLKFNIGYVSGNKEFFHPSRREIELHNIPETSLRSSAVNTRQLSGASLRTSELDNDQFLWLPSGPLTAGELSYVSKGEESKVNEGYKCKIRNPWYRVPGVKIPDVLLTVFSETPRLYINDGGWAASNSILCGYLREGEDAVGFAASWYSALTLLSSELQVHSLGGGVMVAVPNEADSIQVLTRTATKAIDPNRLSLSLLDKKPLGAYALGDESISNVIGKDAKDSIWEGVEKLAHWRNAKS, from the coding sequence ATGGAGGGACTCGTCGACAACCGACGTGCCGCCGCACTCCTTGGTGTGGATGTCAGCACATTTAGAGTGTGGGCTACCCGGGCAAAAACATCCTCGCAAGGAGTCCCGTCGCTGATGCCACAACCAATTGGAACGATGCATGGAAACGTATATCGAGAAGAAGATATTCGGATATTGGACGCAGCCATTCGGGCACGTAAGACAGAAAAGAAATTGCCACTCATGACCATGACGCTGACTGAGAAACGACGACTCGGCTCGTATTTCACCTCGTCCGACGCAACGAATCTTATGGTTGAATGGGCGCTCCGCGACCCAAGCGAAACGGTTCTGGAGCCCAGCCTCGGTGATGGCTCATTTCTTAGGGCCATCCAACAGCACGCGAACACACAGAATTGGCCGGTGCCGCATGTCCGGGCCTCGGAAATTGATCCCGCTACGGCACAGGGGGCCGTGGAAGCTGGCCTAATTGATAGTTCAGAATTGCACGTCGGAGACTTCCTTACATCCAAGCACCCTCCTGTTAACGCTGTCGTTGGCAACCCCCCCTACGTCCGAATCAGGGCACTTGATCAGAACCAGGCCACCAATGCATTGCGCGCTACGGAGAAAGCCATGGGCGCACCTATGGATCCGGCAGGGAGCGTGTGGATGCCATTCGTCGCGAAGTCAACGTCCGAACTTAAGATGGGCGGCAGGCTAGCTTTCGTGCTGCCCTTGGACTTCACCTACGTACGATACGCCAGGCCGTTGTGGAAATTTCTCGGTGAGAATTTTGGAAATATCAGAATACTGCGGTTCCGGCAACGTATTTTTCCAGAAATATTGCAAAACGTTCTGATATTGTTAGCAGATGAAAAAGGCCGTTCCACCAATTCAATAAAATTTAGTGCTTACGAATCGATCGCTGAATACGATCCACTGGATGTATCTAACGATAAAGTTCTGGACTTAGATCGCATTGTTTCTGGTGATCGGGTTTTTCAGGAAGCACTCCTTTCGCCAGATTCCGCCGACGCTTATCACGAACTCATAAAATACTCAACCGCAGCCAAGTCCCGACTGAAATTCAACATCGGATACGTCTCAGGAAACAAAGAATTCTTTCACCCTTCACGCAGGGAAATTGAGCTCCATAACATCCCTGAGACCTCACTCCGATCTTCGGCCGTTAATACTAGGCAACTCAGCGGAGCGTCGCTTAGAACTAGTGAACTGGACAATGATCAATTCCTTTGGCTCCCGTCAGGTCCACTTACCGCAGGAGAACTCTCATACGTAAGCAAGGGCGAAGAGTCCAAGGTAAATGAAGGCTACAAATGCAAGATTCGGAATCCATGGTACCGGGTCCCTGGAGTCAAGATTCCAGATGTCCTCTTGACAGTTTTTAGTGAAACGCCACGCCTGTATATAAACGACGGAGGCTGGGCAGCATCCAACAGCATCCTCTGCGGGTACCTAAGAGAGGGAGAGGATGCTGTTGGGTTTGCGGCTTCCTGGTACTCAGCTCTAACGTTGCTCAGTAGTGAACTCCAGGTTCATTCTCTCGGTGGTGGCGTAATGGTCGCTGTACCTAATGAAGCTGATTCGATTCAAGTTCTGACAAGAACAGCAACCAAAGCCATAGATCCGAATCGTCTAAGCTTGTCACTTCTGGATAAAAAACCGCTAGGCGCCTATGCACTTGGTGACGAGAGCATCTCTAATGTAATTGGAAAAGATGCCAAAGATTCAATCTGGGAGGGCGTCGAAAAATTAGCTCATTGGCGCAACGCCAAGAGTTAG